The Desulfurellaceae bacterium nucleotide sequence CCGGCTGTCAGTCGCCACGCCGGTCAACGCCCTGCTGCCCGACGTGGTCGACGGCATGGCCGAACGCCGGGAGCTGCCCGGAACGTATAGCTTGTCGGATGTGTACCGGTTGTTGGGTCGTGAAACCTGAGACAGGAGGAGTGTATGAAACTGCTGGCCTTTATGGGTGTCGGCAAAATCGGCATTGTGGAAAGGTCGCTGCCGGAGCCCGGTCCGAACGATGCGGTCATCAAAACGACCGCCTCGCTGATCTGTACCTCAGACGTCCATAACGTCCGCGGGACGATCCCCCTGCCCGAAGGCCGCGGCCTCGGCCACGAGAGCGTCGGCACGGTCTATAAGCTCGGCGCCCAGGTGCGTCAGCACAAAGAGGGCGACCGGGTGGCGGTCAGCGCGATCACGCCGTGCGGCCGCTGTCAGCACTGCCAGCGGGGCTTCAGCTCACAGTGTGGTGGGATGCTGGGCGGTTACAAGTTCACCAATGAGCGCGACGGCAACTTGGCCGAATATTTCCTGGTCAACGACGCCGACTACAATCTGGCGCCTATTCCGGACACCCTCAGCGACGAACAGGCTCTCTACACCACGGATATGATGTCAACCGGTCTGGCCGGGGCCGAGCACGCCGACATTCCGGTCGGCGGCACGGTTGCCGTGTTTGCCCAGGGACCGGTCGGCCTGTGCGCAACCGCGGCCTCACGCCTGGTCGGAGCCGGGCTG carries:
- a CDS encoding NAD(P)-dependent alcohol dehydrogenase, with the translated sequence MKLLAFMGVGKIGIVERSLPEPGPNDAVIKTTASLICTSDVHNVRGTIPLPEGRGLGHESVGTVYKLGAQVRQHKEGDRVAVSAITPCGRCQHCQRGFSSQCGGMLGGYKFTNERDGNLAEYFLVNDADYNLAPIPDTLSDEQALYTTDMMSTGLAGAEHADIPVGGTVAVFAQGPVGLCATAASRLVGAGLVIAVESKPDRQELAKRMGADSIVDPSQGDAVEQIMDLTDGLGVDSAIEAVGLPVTFENCIKATKPGGVISNIGYHGEAGDSLRIPLPEFGLGMGDKTIRTALCPGGREVTSRLLRLLETGRIDPTPLTTHRFPFAEIETAFHMMETKADNIIKPLISF